The following proteins are co-located in the Camelina sativa cultivar DH55 chromosome 12, Cs, whole genome shotgun sequence genome:
- the LOC104733499 gene encoding uncharacterized protein LOC104733499, with amino-acid sequence MTGSSQTAVTPNTDKPFGIAQIRGYIPIQLDLNKLNYDVWWELFETHCSSFGVLGHFDGSSLFDTILKAKSKACDIWLTLEDLFRDNKEARSLQYDNDLRTLEIGDMNITDYSHKLKSLSDLLANLDSPVSDRALVMHMLNGLSDKFDNIINVIQHETPFPSFSKARSMLLMEEKCLDKQVKPVAQHTTNPSSPTVLFTNQHQEQQHTSQQHNNNNNNNSGRRYNPNHCNRGRGRNNRGRGRNNWNNNQLGFPPPWSYTQSPWPYPPQYGAPPSFPPPPYPPTYSPPYGAPRGSTGPYPHSRPHSEAHYVQTPYPMQPMGTTPQLTTLPQAFSTMTLQDPTGTSWVMDTGATNHIANQPGTLRSLFNKSIVPSVMVGNGSSAPVTHTGSSSIPTSSRPLHLRHVLDLRTRMKLLRCNSDGPLYTITPPISPAQAFSALAQPGSLWHRRLGHLGSSALQSLVSSGVISFTKTDMTKLCHACQL; translated from the exons ATGACCGGCTCCTCCCAAACCGCTGTCACTCCCAACACTGATAAGCCCTTTGGAATCGCACAGATTCGAGGCTACATCCCCATCCAGCTTGATCTCAACAAGCTGAATTATGACGTATGGTGGGAGCTCTTCGAAACCCATTGCAGCAGTTTTGGTGTCTTGGGTCATTTTGATGGCTCCTCT CTCTTTGACACAATCCTCAAAGCCAAATCCAAAGCATGTGACATCTGGCTCACGCTTGAAGACTTATTTCGTGATAACAAGGAGGCTCGTTCGCTTCAGTATGACAACGACCTCCGCACTCTTGAGATCGGTGATATGAACATCACCGACTATAGTCACAAATTGAAGTCCCTCTCCGATTTGTTGGCTAACCTCGACTCCCCTGTTTCTGATCGGGCTCTAGTGATGCACATGTTGAACGGCTTGTCTGACAAGTTTGACAACATCATCAATGTTATCCAGCATGAGACACCCTTTCCCTCGTTCAGCAAGGCTCGCTCCATGCTCTTGATGGAAGAGAAGTGCCTTGACAAACAAGTCAAACCTGTGGCTCAGCACACCACCAATCCTTCGTCGCCAACGGTCCTTTTCACTAATCAACATCAAGAACAACAGCACACTTCACagcaacacaacaacaacaacaacaacaactccggCCGCAGATACAATCCTAACCATTGCAACAGAGGCAGGGGACGCAACAACCGTGGACGAGGTCGTAACAATTGGAACAACAACCAGTTAGGGTTTCCTCCTCCATGGAGCTACACTCAATCTCCATGGCCGTATCCTCCGCAGTATGGGGCGCCGCCATCTTTTCCACCACCACCCTATCCTCCGACCTACTCACCGCCGTATGGTGCTCCTCGTGGCTCCACTGGACCTTACCCTCACTCTCGACCACACAGTGAGGCTCACTACGTCCAAACTCCTTATCCGATGCAACCGATGGGAACCACGCCGCAGCTAACCACTCTGCCTCAAGCTTTCAGTACCATGACGTTGCAGGATCCGACTGGAACCTCTTGGGTCATGGACACCGGCGCGACCAACCACATAGCAAATCAGCCAGGTACGCTACgttccctttttaataaaagcatTGTTCCCTCTGTTATGGTTGGTAATGGATCCTCTGCCCCTGTAACTCACACCGGCTCCTCATCCATACCCACATCATCACGACCTCTTCATTTACGTCATGTCCTA GACCTTCGGACTCGGATGAAGCTCCTACGATGCAACAGTGATGGTCCTCTGTATACCATCACGCCACCGATCTCGCCTGCACAAGCTTTCTCCGCTCTCGCACAACCGGGTTCCCTGTGGCATCGCCGTCTCGGTCATCTTGGCTCCTCTGCTCTCCAGTCTCTTGTTTCCTCGGGTGTTATTTCTTTTACTAAGACCGACATGACAAAATTGTGTCATGCGTGTCAATTATGA